One segment of Geomonas ferrireducens DNA contains the following:
- the ispF gene encoding 2-C-methyl-D-erythritol 2,4-cyclodiphosphate synthase produces MRIGHGYDVHRLVEGRKLILGGVDVPYVKGLLGHSDADVLLHAISDAILGAIGEGDIGKHFPDTDPAYKGADSLKLLRHVMDLAESKGYRVGNVDATVVAQRPKLAPFIAQMRSNIAATLGTEEDRVNVKATTTEELGFAGRGDGIAAYSVALLEKK; encoded by the coding sequence ATGCGCATCGGGCACGGCTATGACGTACACAGACTGGTGGAGGGGCGCAAACTGATCCTCGGCGGGGTGGACGTCCCCTACGTGAAGGGGCTTCTCGGGCATTCCGATGCCGACGTGCTCCTGCACGCCATCTCCGACGCCATCCTGGGCGCCATCGGCGAAGGGGACATCGGCAAGCACTTCCCCGACACCGACCCGGCCTACAAAGGGGCGGACAGCCTGAAGCTTCTGCGCCACGTCATGGATCTCGCGGAAAGCAAGGGGTACAGGGTCGGCAACGTCGACGCCACAGTGGTCGCGCAGCGCCCGAAACTCGCCCCCTTCATCGCGCAGATGAGAAGCAACATCGCGGCGACGCTCGGCACCGAGGAAGACCGGGTGAACGTCAAGGCGACCACCACCGAGGAACTCGGCTTCGCCGGAAGAGGCGACGGCATCGCCGCTTACTCAGTGGCGCTTTTGGAAAAGAAGTAA
- the ispD gene encoding 2-C-methyl-D-erythritol 4-phosphate cytidylyltransferase — protein MTRVFALIPAAGMGKRMGAGYNKQYLALDGMPIVAHTVRVFQEAACIDAIYLVSPEQEIPFCRSEVVERYGFTKVRAIVPGGAERQHSVHNGLRAIEGIAADDLVLIHDGVRPFVTAAMLEESVAAAQASGAAIVAVPVKDTVKVVREGVIAETPPREQLWLAQTPQAFRYGLIGAAHDEAAADGFLGTDDASLMERQGKPVQVVRGDYTNIKITTPEDMILAEAFLKEKK, from the coding sequence TTGACCAGGGTTTTCGCGCTTATTCCAGCCGCGGGCATGGGAAAGAGGATGGGGGCGGGGTACAACAAGCAGTACCTCGCGCTCGACGGCATGCCGATCGTCGCGCACACCGTGCGGGTCTTCCAGGAGGCCGCATGCATCGACGCCATCTACCTCGTCTCGCCCGAGCAGGAGATCCCATTTTGCCGCAGCGAGGTGGTCGAGCGCTACGGCTTCACGAAGGTGCGCGCCATCGTGCCGGGAGGCGCCGAGCGGCAACACTCGGTCCATAACGGGCTGCGCGCCATCGAGGGAATCGCTGCGGACGACCTGGTGCTGATCCACGACGGGGTGCGCCCCTTCGTCACCGCCGCCATGCTCGAAGAGTCCGTTGCCGCCGCGCAAGCTTCCGGCGCCGCCATCGTCGCGGTCCCGGTCAAGGACACGGTGAAAGTGGTCCGCGAGGGGGTCATCGCCGAGACGCCGCCGCGTGAACAGCTCTGGCTGGCGCAGACGCCACAGGCGTTTCGCTACGGCCTGATCGGCGCCGCCCACGACGAGGCCGCCGCCGATGGTTTTCTCGGGACCGACGACGCCTCGCTCATGGAGCGCCAGGGAAAACCGGTGCAGGTCGTGAGAGGCGACTACACGAACATAAAGATCACGACTCCCGAGGACATGATCCTCGCCGAGGCTTTTTTGAAGGAGAAGAAGTGA
- the selA gene encoding L-seryl-tRNA(Sec) selenium transferase, producing MQQLKLIPKVDRVLEWEDVRRLLSEQPRELVLKAVRQVLDLLRAGARAGSLDDAAFAEKALCTAVSRELRLLTRPSLRRVINGSGIVIHTNLGRSILPEAARDALNTIAFSYSNLEFDLDEGVRGSRYSHVEALLCELTGAEAAIVVNNNAAAVLLTLSAMAAGREAVVSRGELVEIGGSFRIPEVMRLSGVTLREVGTTNRTHPKDYQNAVNENTAVFLKVHCSNFAVLGFTKEVTAEEMVELGKQAGVPVLADMGSGNLVDLSGKLPCPEPTVQDFVRAGVDVITFSGDKLLGGPQAGIIVGKKHFIEAMKKHQLLRALRMDKLTLASLEATLALYRDEIVAFKKVPTLRMLTASLPELTARARKIAGQLRRRTPDAVSYKLTDGFSQAGGGTLPLLNLPTMLIEVAVEGLSPNDIESRLRGMEIPVIGRISKNAFLLDPRTLQDDDLPDLAAALTALVG from the coding sequence GTGCAGCAGCTGAAATTGATCCCTAAAGTGGACCGGGTTCTCGAATGGGAGGACGTGCGCCGGCTTCTCTCCGAACAGCCGAGGGAACTCGTGCTGAAGGCGGTACGCCAGGTGCTGGATCTGCTTCGTGCCGGGGCCCGTGCCGGTTCCCTCGACGATGCGGCCTTCGCCGAGAAAGCGCTCTGCACTGCGGTTTCGCGCGAGCTGCGCCTTCTGACCCGCCCGAGCCTGCGGCGGGTCATCAACGGCTCCGGCATCGTCATCCACACGAACCTCGGACGCTCCATCCTCCCCGAGGCCGCCCGCGACGCCCTCAACACCATCGCCTTTTCTTACTCGAACCTCGAATTCGACCTCGACGAGGGGGTGCGGGGGAGCCGCTACAGCCACGTCGAGGCCCTCTTGTGCGAGCTGACCGGTGCCGAGGCCGCCATCGTGGTGAACAACAACGCGGCGGCGGTGCTGCTGACCTTGAGCGCCATGGCGGCAGGACGCGAGGCGGTGGTCTCCCGCGGAGAACTCGTCGAGATCGGCGGCTCGTTCCGGATCCCCGAGGTGATGAGGCTTTCCGGCGTCACGCTCAGGGAAGTCGGTACCACCAACCGGACCCACCCGAAGGACTACCAGAACGCGGTGAACGAGAACACCGCGGTCTTTCTGAAAGTACACTGCAGCAACTTCGCGGTTCTTGGCTTCACCAAAGAGGTAACCGCGGAGGAGATGGTGGAACTCGGCAAGCAGGCCGGGGTCCCGGTCCTGGCCGACATGGGTAGCGGGAACCTGGTCGACCTCTCCGGGAAACTCCCCTGCCCCGAACCGACAGTGCAGGACTTCGTGCGCGCCGGTGTCGACGTCATCACCTTCAGCGGCGACAAGCTCCTGGGCGGGCCGCAGGCGGGCATCATCGTCGGCAAGAAGCACTTCATCGAGGCGATGAAGAAGCACCAGCTCCTGCGCGCGCTCAGGATGGACAAGCTGACGCTCGCAAGCCTCGAAGCGACCCTCGCGCTGTACCGCGACGAAATAGTGGCCTTCAAGAAGGTGCCGACGCTGCGCATGCTGACAGCCTCGCTCCCCGAGCTCACCGCCCGCGCCAGAAAGATCGCGGGGCAGTTGCGCCGCCGCACGCCGGACGCAGTCAGCTACAAGCTGACCGACGGCTTCTCGCAGGCCGGTGGCGGCACGCTGCCGCTTCTGAACCTCCCCACCATGCTCATCGAGGTCGCCGTAGAGGGGCTTTCCCCGAACGACATCGAATCAAGGCTCAGGGGGATGGAGATTCCGGTCATCGGCCGGATCAGCAAGAACGCCTTCCTGCTCGATCCGCGCACCCTACAGGACGACGACCTGCCGGACCTGGCCGCCGCCCTAACCGCCTTGGTCGGCTAG
- a CDS encoding GntR family transcriptional regulator, whose amino-acid sequence MKKSVEKHLTLRERILETIRDAIMSGALKPGEKVAEPELAARFGISRTPIREAFRQLESEGYLSVIPRKGALVASFSAKDVEEFYAIKSILEGYAARKACAQLSTREINKLEAINEKLREIAEEGDVRHFFKVHNSFHELFIKGAGNEKLHDMISQLLKKFQRLRMASLMKPGRMQLSVEEHEKIIEAFRKRDPVMAEMLVQKNAEYGGKVLIEEEDSPEMWTTKGLDL is encoded by the coding sequence ATGAAGAAGAGCGTAGAAAAGCACCTTACCCTTAGAGAACGCATACTTGAGACCATCCGCGATGCCATCATGTCTGGCGCTCTCAAGCCTGGAGAAAAGGTTGCCGAACCCGAACTTGCCGCCCGCTTCGGAATCAGCCGCACGCCGATCCGGGAAGCCTTCCGCCAGTTGGAATCCGAAGGATATCTTTCCGTCATCCCGCGCAAGGGAGCGCTGGTCGCCAGCTTCTCCGCGAAGGACGTCGAAGAGTTCTACGCCATAAAGAGCATTTTGGAAGGTTACGCCGCCCGCAAGGCCTGCGCGCAGCTCAGCACGCGCGAGATAAACAAGCTTGAGGCGATAAACGAGAAGCTGCGGGAGATCGCCGAGGAAGGCGACGTGCGCCACTTCTTCAAGGTGCACAACAGTTTTCACGAGCTCTTCATCAAGGGAGCGGGCAACGAAAAGCTGCACGACATGATCTCCCAGCTGCTGAAGAAGTTTCAGCGTCTGCGCATGGCGTCGCTTATGAAGCCCGGGAGGATGCAGCTCTCGGTGGAGGAGCACGAGAAGATCATCGAGGCGTTCCGCAAGCGCGATCCGGTGATGGCCGAGATGCTCGTGCAGAAAAACGCCGAGTACGGCGGCAAGGTCCTCATAGAGGAGGAAGACTCCCCCGAGATGTGGACCACCAAAGGACTCGACCTCTAA